In Kitasatospora gansuensis, a genomic segment contains:
- a CDS encoding SIS domain-containing protein, with the protein MTDPQNPPAPGRIMATEMAEQPAVLRRILDQGGPKIREIAAEIAARKPRFVLLTARGTSDNAALYAKYLVEILLGKPAGLTSMSTTTAYGARPDLTDVLVVTISQSGGSPDLVASTKAAREAGAITLAVTNNADSPLADVSEFHIDLLAGPEKALPATKTYTAELLALYLLVEGLRGGDGAAAEVLPELAGQVLERQAEVKALAERYRFAQRLVLTSRGYGYPTAREGALKLMETTYIPASPFSGADLLHGPLAMVDNVSPVIAVVPDGKGGEALQPVLDRLRGRGADLVVIGQQDQVDTASAGFALPPGVPEEIQPVLEILPLQQLAYEVAIARGQDPDAPRALAKITETH; encoded by the coding sequence ATGACCGACCCGCAGAACCCGCCCGCACCCGGCCGGATCATGGCGACGGAGATGGCCGAGCAGCCCGCCGTCCTGCGGCGGATCCTCGACCAGGGCGGCCCGAAGATCCGCGAGATCGCGGCGGAGATCGCCGCCCGCAAGCCGCGCTTCGTGCTGCTGACCGCCCGCGGCACCTCGGACAACGCGGCGCTCTACGCCAAGTACCTGGTCGAGATCCTGCTCGGCAAGCCGGCCGGCCTCACCTCGATGTCCACCACCACCGCGTACGGGGCCAGGCCCGACCTGACCGACGTGCTGGTGGTCACGATCAGTCAGTCCGGCGGCTCGCCCGACCTGGTGGCCTCCACCAAGGCTGCCCGGGAGGCCGGCGCGATCACCCTGGCGGTCACCAACAACGCCGACTCGCCGCTGGCCGACGTCTCCGAGTTCCACATCGACCTGCTGGCCGGTCCGGAGAAGGCACTGCCCGCCACCAAGACCTACACCGCCGAGCTGCTCGCCCTCTACCTGCTGGTCGAGGGCCTGCGCGGCGGGGACGGTGCGGCCGCCGAGGTGCTGCCCGAGCTGGCCGGGCAGGTGCTCGAACGGCAGGCCGAGGTCAAGGCGCTGGCGGAGCGGTACCGGTTCGCCCAGCGGCTGGTGCTCACCTCGCGCGGCTACGGCTACCCGACCGCGCGGGAGGGCGCGCTCAAGCTGATGGAGACCACCTACATCCCCGCCTCCCCGTTCTCCGGCGCGGACCTGCTGCACGGGCCGCTGGCGATGGTCGACAACGTCTCACCGGTGATCGCGGTGGTGCCGGACGGCAAGGGCGGCGAAGCGCTGCAGCCGGTGCTGGACCGGCTGCGCGGCCGGGGTGCGGACCTGGTGGTGATCGGGCAGCAGGACCAGGTGGACACCGCCTCCGCGGGCTTCGCCCTCCCGCCCGGGGTCCCCGAGGAGATCCAGCCCGTCCTGGAGATCCTGCCGCTCCAGCAACTCGCCTACGAGGTGGCCATCGCCCGCGGCCAGGACCCCGACGCCCCCCGCGCCCTCGCCAAGATCACCGAGACGCACTAG
- a CDS encoding extracellular solute-binding protein: MNRRLMATFGVAALLASTAACGGSAGSGANGGPSSTDPKTVTGSVTIWLMNEAQANWPELVQQVNDEFAAKYPKVDLKLSYQTWADKIAKLDSALTAGTAPDVVELGNTETMKYILNGSLAPVDKASFENSDTWIQGLVNTCTYQEKLYCVPYYAGARVGIYNAAAFQEATGSAEFPQTEEQLRAALDKVAAKHKGDKGYSALYLPGPYWYAAMSYVTAYGGSIARFDSTGKWHGTLHDAKSQQGVQHFVELVKTYNKGDLAVNELNQAAVLGRSKTAMLYGNGWEIGTATAPVGGEPKLKDALKVVGMPGPNGKPLPSFIGGSDLAVTAKSQAPEAAKDWIRMFTSAKSQQVLVDKDTLPNNLTQLGPLKSKPATAAAANAVPDAWFTPIAPGWGAIEKQNVLVNMLNDILKGKSVDQATQEADAKIDELINNPS, translated from the coding sequence GTGAACCGTCGGCTCATGGCGACGTTCGGCGTCGCGGCACTGCTCGCCAGCACAGCGGCCTGCGGGGGCAGCGCCGGTTCCGGAGCCAACGGCGGCCCGAGCAGCACCGACCCCAAGACGGTCACCGGCTCGGTCACCATCTGGCTGATGAACGAGGCGCAGGCGAACTGGCCCGAACTGGTCCAGCAGGTCAACGACGAGTTCGCCGCTAAGTACCCGAAGGTCGATCTCAAGCTCAGCTACCAGACCTGGGCCGACAAGATCGCCAAGCTGGATTCGGCGCTGACCGCCGGCACGGCACCCGACGTGGTCGAACTCGGCAACACCGAGACCATGAAGTACATCCTGAACGGTTCGCTGGCGCCGGTCGACAAAGCCAGCTTCGAGAACTCCGACACCTGGATCCAGGGCCTGGTCAACACCTGCACGTACCAGGAGAAGCTCTACTGCGTGCCGTACTACGCGGGCGCCCGGGTCGGCATCTACAACGCCGCGGCCTTCCAGGAGGCCACCGGCAGCGCCGAGTTCCCGCAGACCGAGGAGCAGCTCCGGGCCGCGCTCGACAAGGTGGCGGCCAAGCACAAGGGCGACAAGGGCTACTCCGCGCTCTACCTCCCCGGCCCGTACTGGTACGCCGCGATGTCCTACGTGACCGCCTACGGCGGCAGCATCGCCCGGTTCGACAGCACCGGCAAGTGGCACGGCACGCTGCACGACGCCAAGTCCCAGCAGGGCGTCCAGCACTTCGTCGAGCTGGTGAAGACGTACAACAAGGGCGACCTGGCGGTGAACGAGCTCAACCAGGCCGCCGTGCTGGGCCGTTCGAAGACCGCGATGCTCTACGGCAACGGCTGGGAGATCGGCACCGCGACCGCGCCGGTCGGCGGCGAACCCAAGCTCAAGGACGCCCTCAAGGTGGTCGGCATGCCGGGCCCGAACGGCAAGCCGCTGCCCTCCTTCATCGGCGGCTCCGACCTCGCGGTGACCGCCAAGTCGCAGGCCCCGGAGGCGGCCAAGGACTGGATCCGGATGTTCACCAGCGCCAAGTCGCAGCAGGTGCTGGTCGACAAGGACACCCTGCCGAACAACCTGACCCAGCTCGGCCCGCTGAAGTCCAAGCCCGCCACCGCCGCCGCCGCCAACGCGGTGCCGGACGCCTGGTTCACCCCGATCGCCCCCGGCTGGGGCGCGATCGAGAAGCAGAACGTCCTGGTGAACATGCTGAACGACATCCTCAAGGGCAAGTCGGTCGACCAGGCCACCCAGGAGGCGGACGCGAAGATCGACGAGTTGATCAACAACCCGTCCTGA
- a CDS encoding glycoside hydrolase family 3 protein: protein MSILTPAVTDSDQLHRDALTVLQPGFVGTTMPEWVRRHLAAGLGSVALFARNVVNPEQLAALTAELRSENPDLLIAIDEEGGDVTRLEVGSGSSWPGNLALGAVDDTGLTRDVARELGRALATCGINYNWAPAADVNSNPRNPVIGVRSFGADPELCARHTAAWVEGLQQVGVAACAKHFPGHGDTAVDSHLGLPMVDVDVDLLRSRDLVPFLAAIEAGAKAVMTAHIMVPALDPKLPATLSRAVLTDLLRGQLGYQGLIVTDGIEMGAIADTYGMGPGTVMALAAGADAICVGGGSTEEETVLELRDAIVEGVRSGALPAERLADAAQRVRTLGSWARIESQAQLGEPDLAIGLRAARRALRVVRAPGRAFPPVTERPYVVSLSDQPNFAVGDDTPWGLSGLLAARFPGTRTAKVDSADATPELLDATVARLLAGAEGRSLVLVVRDAHRYEWMTAVLERVLTARPDGAVVEMGVPQAAPAGALYIATHGAARVLGLAAVEVLTGQ from the coding sequence ATGAGCATCCTCACCCCCGCCGTGACCGACAGCGACCAGCTGCACCGCGACGCGCTGACGGTCCTTCAGCCCGGGTTCGTCGGCACCACCATGCCGGAGTGGGTCCGCCGTCACCTGGCCGCCGGGCTCGGGTCGGTCGCCCTGTTCGCCCGCAACGTGGTGAACCCGGAGCAGCTCGCGGCGCTCACCGCCGAGCTGCGTTCGGAGAACCCGGACCTGCTGATCGCGATCGACGAGGAGGGCGGCGACGTCACCCGCCTGGAGGTCGGCTCCGGCTCCTCCTGGCCGGGCAACCTGGCGCTCGGCGCGGTGGACGACACCGGGCTCACCCGGGACGTGGCCCGCGAGCTCGGCCGGGCGCTGGCCACCTGCGGTATCAACTACAACTGGGCGCCGGCGGCGGACGTCAACTCCAACCCGCGCAACCCGGTGATCGGCGTCCGCTCGTTCGGCGCCGACCCCGAGCTGTGCGCCCGGCACACCGCCGCCTGGGTGGAGGGCCTGCAGCAGGTCGGCGTGGCCGCCTGCGCCAAGCACTTCCCCGGCCACGGCGACACCGCGGTCGACTCGCACCTCGGCCTGCCGATGGTGGACGTCGACGTGGACCTGCTCCGCTCGCGCGACCTGGTGCCGTTCCTGGCGGCGATCGAGGCTGGCGCCAAGGCCGTGATGACCGCTCACATCATGGTCCCGGCGCTGGACCCGAAGCTGCCCGCGACGCTCAGCCGCGCGGTGCTCACCGACCTGCTCCGGGGTCAGCTGGGCTACCAGGGCCTGATCGTCACCGACGGCATCGAGATGGGCGCCATCGCGGACACCTACGGCATGGGCCCGGGCACCGTGATGGCGCTGGCCGCCGGGGCCGACGCGATCTGCGTCGGCGGCGGCTCCACCGAGGAGGAGACCGTCCTGGAGCTCCGGGACGCGATCGTCGAGGGCGTCCGCTCCGGCGCGCTCCCGGCGGAGCGGCTGGCCGACGCGGCCCAGCGGGTCCGCACCCTCGGCAGCTGGGCCCGGATCGAGTCGCAGGCCCAGCTGGGCGAGCCGGACCTGGCGATCGGCCTGCGGGCCGCCCGCCGCGCGCTGCGCGTGGTCCGCGCCCCGGGCCGGGCCTTCCCGCCGGTGACCGAGCGCCCGTACGTGGTCTCGCTCTCCGACCAGCCCAACTTCGCGGTCGGCGACGACACCCCCTGGGGCCTCTCCGGCCTGCTGGCGGCCCGCTTCCCGGGCACCCGGACGGCCAAGGTCGACTCGGCGGACGCGACGCCCGAGCTGCTGGACGCCACGGTGGCCCGGCTGCTGGCCGGGGCCGAGGGCCGCAGCCTGGTCCTGGTGGTCCGCGACGCGCACCGCTACGAGTGGATGACGGCAGTGCTGGAGCGGGTCCTGACGGCCCGTCCGGACGGCGCCGTGGTCGAGATGGGGGTCCCGCAGGCCGCGCCCGCCGGAGCCCTGTACATCGCCACCCACGGGGCCGCACGGGTCCTCGGGCTCGCCGCCGTCGAGGTGCTCACCGGCCAGTAG
- a CDS encoding carbohydrate ABC transporter permease, with translation MTDSAAPRETAVTEPPAPAAPAPKIRTKAPRPKGRSLYNLIGVAVATILGFPVYWMVNTALKSDKDAISTDPKFLPFPVTLDNFKRALEISDFWGPVFRSLIIASTTVAIGLVVGLLAALAISRFAFRGRKVVIVGILAVQMVPLVAMIIPVFLLLNDLGQYNKLSGIILTYLTFVLPFTVWTLRGFIVNIPKELEESAMVDGCTRTGAFVRVVFPLLAPGMVATAIYGFIQAWNEYLYALQLLSQTNTTATVWLGNFTTTRGTEYAPMMAGSTMMAIPVVIFFLLVQRRIASGLTAGAVKG, from the coding sequence ATGACCGACTCGGCCGCACCTCGCGAGACCGCCGTGACCGAACCGCCCGCGCCGGCCGCCCCCGCTCCGAAGATCAGGACGAAGGCGCCGCGCCCCAAGGGCCGCAGCCTCTACAACCTGATCGGTGTCGCGGTCGCGACGATCCTCGGCTTCCCGGTGTACTGGATGGTCAACACCGCGCTGAAGTCCGACAAGGACGCGATCTCGACCGACCCGAAGTTCCTGCCGTTCCCGGTCACGCTGGACAACTTCAAGCGCGCGCTGGAGATCTCCGACTTCTGGGGCCCGGTCTTCCGCAGCCTGATCATCGCGAGCACCACGGTGGCGATCGGCCTGGTGGTCGGCCTGCTGGCCGCGCTGGCGATCTCCCGGTTCGCGTTCCGCGGCCGCAAGGTGGTCATCGTCGGCATCCTGGCGGTGCAGATGGTCCCGCTGGTCGCGATGATCATCCCGGTCTTCCTGCTGCTGAACGACCTGGGCCAGTACAACAAGCTCTCCGGCATCATCCTGACCTACCTCACCTTCGTGCTGCCGTTCACGGTGTGGACCCTGCGCGGCTTCATCGTGAACATCCCGAAGGAGCTCGAGGAGTCGGCCATGGTCGACGGCTGCACCAGGACCGGGGCGTTCGTCCGGGTGGTCTTCCCGCTGCTCGCGCCCGGCATGGTGGCCACCGCGATCTACGGCTTCATCCAGGCCTGGAACGAGTACCTGTACGCGCTGCAGCTGCTCAGCCAGACCAACACCACCGCGACCGTGTGGCTCGGCAACTTCACCACCACCCGCGGCACCGAGTACGCGCCGATGATGGCCGGCTCGACCATGATGGCCATCCCCGTGGTGATCTTCTTCCTGCTCGTCCAGCGCCGTATCGCCTCCGGTCTCACCGCCGGTGCCGTGAAGGGATGA
- a CDS encoding carbohydrate ABC transporter permease, whose amino-acid sequence MMSADTSTAKVPPQRPSSPAAAPAPGRAPRSLGSRFSGAATPWLLLAPTMAVLAVVLGYPLVRLAVLSFQNFGQSQLWGFQPTEWLGFDNFSTVLSDSVFWDVVVRTIVFTVGAVGFTMVFGLLIAMLLIRVSGWVKTLMNIALVASWAMPIVVAVTVFKWMFDTDYGVVNWLLTKVGLDFDRHNWFIDSTQGFTIIMALVVWGAVPFVAITLHAGLTQVPKELEEAARMDGAGAFKVFRYVTIPVLKPIIVMLATLSVIWDMGVFAQVFLMRGGHPEPEYQLLTTYSYDKAFVVNDYSMGSAIALLTVLLLLGVIAVYMRQMLKIGEVE is encoded by the coding sequence GTGATGAGTGCCGACACATCCACCGCGAAGGTGCCGCCGCAGCGGCCCTCATCACCCGCGGCAGCCCCCGCCCCCGGGAGAGCGCCCCGTTCGCTGGGCAGCCGCTTCTCCGGTGCCGCCACCCCGTGGCTGCTGCTGGCGCCGACCATGGCCGTGCTGGCCGTGGTGCTCGGCTACCCACTGGTCCGCCTGGCCGTCCTGTCGTTCCAGAACTTCGGCCAGTCCCAGCTGTGGGGTTTCCAGCCCACCGAGTGGCTCGGCTTCGACAACTTCTCCACGGTGCTGAGCGACAGCGTCTTCTGGGACGTGGTGGTCCGCACCATCGTCTTCACCGTCGGCGCCGTGGGCTTCACCATGGTGTTCGGCCTGCTGATCGCGATGCTGCTGATCCGGGTCTCCGGCTGGGTGAAGACGCTGATGAACATCGCCCTGGTGGCGAGCTGGGCGATGCCGATCGTGGTCGCCGTCACCGTCTTCAAGTGGATGTTCGACACCGACTACGGCGTCGTCAACTGGCTGCTGACCAAGGTCGGTCTGGACTTCGACCGGCACAACTGGTTCATCGACTCCACCCAGGGCTTCACCATCATCATGGCGCTGGTGGTCTGGGGCGCGGTCCCGTTCGTGGCGATCACCCTGCACGCCGGTCTCACCCAGGTCCCGAAGGAGCTGGAGGAGGCGGCCCGGATGGACGGCGCCGGCGCCTTCAAGGTCTTCCGCTACGTCACCATCCCGGTGCTGAAGCCGATCATCGTCATGCTGGCCACCCTCTCCGTGATCTGGGACATGGGTGTCTTCGCCCAGGTCTTCCTGATGCGCGGCGGCCACCCCGAGCCCGAGTACCAGCTGCTCACCACGTACTCGTACGACAAGGCGTTCGTGGTGAACGACTACTCCATGGGTTCGGCCATCGCCCTGCTGACCGTTCTGCTGCTGCTCGGCGTGATCGCCGTCTACATGCGCCAGATGCTGAAGATTGGAGAGGTGGAGTGA
- a CDS encoding extracellular solute-binding protein yields MKRQLIAAVGVAAMVVGLAACGSDAKSGGDAKEAAPTALTVWLTVDAQQNWPDLVKSADDAITAKYPGIKINHEYYGWKDKNTKLDSVLATDAVPDVVEMGNTEMLPYMIKGALAPLDASKFENSGAWLDGLKASATYNGKTYGVPYYAGARVATWRKDIAADAGVTAVPTTYADLTAALDKIQAKQGDKFSAWYQPSRDWYTAMSFVTDAGGSIAKQDGDKWKATLSSPESVKGLTAWKDALGKYMKGDLTKDDADRYIVYGLGSSNMIYGSGWEGGSAADPKFDKTGGKLKENIVSFVMPGPSGKNLSTFLGGSDLAVPVKSKAKTAASEWINAFTNSKAQEVLIKAGNLPNNKTQLAPLKADPKTAPTATAAEISWFVPTAPGWLQVEKANVLQNALQDIAQGKKTVEAAAKDADTAIDGLINKA; encoded by the coding sequence GTGAAGCGTCAGCTCATCGCGGCGGTCGGCGTCGCAGCAATGGTCGTCGGTCTTGCCGCTTGTGGTTCGGACGCGAAGAGCGGCGGTGACGCGAAGGAGGCCGCCCCCACCGCCCTCACCGTGTGGCTGACCGTCGACGCCCAGCAGAACTGGCCGGACCTGGTGAAGTCGGCGGACGACGCCATCACCGCCAAGTACCCGGGCATCAAGATCAACCACGAGTACTACGGCTGGAAGGACAAGAACACCAAGCTCGACTCCGTTCTTGCCACCGACGCCGTGCCGGACGTGGTCGAGATGGGCAACACGGAGATGCTGCCCTACATGATCAAGGGCGCGCTGGCCCCGCTGGACGCCTCGAAGTTCGAGAACAGCGGTGCGTGGCTGGACGGCCTCAAGGCCTCCGCCACCTACAACGGCAAGACCTACGGTGTCCCCTACTACGCCGGTGCCCGCGTGGCCACCTGGCGCAAGGACATCGCCGCGGACGCCGGCGTCACCGCCGTGCCGACCACCTACGCCGACCTGACCGCGGCCCTGGACAAGATCCAGGCCAAGCAGGGCGACAAGTTCTCCGCCTGGTACCAGCCGTCGCGTGACTGGTACACCGCGATGTCCTTCGTCACCGACGCGGGCGGCTCGATCGCCAAGCAGGACGGCGACAAGTGGAAGGCCACCCTGTCCAGCCCGGAGTCCGTCAAGGGCCTCACCGCCTGGAAGGACGCCCTCGGCAAGTACATGAAGGGTGACCTGACCAAGGACGACGCGGACCGCTACATCGTCTACGGCCTGGGCAGCTCCAACATGATCTACGGCTCGGGCTGGGAGGGTGGCTCCGCCGCCGACCCGAAGTTCGACAAGACCGGTGGCAAGCTCAAGGAGAACATCGTCTCCTTCGTGATGCCCGGCCCGTCCGGCAAGAACCTCTCCACCTTCCTCGGTGGCTCGGACCTCGCCGTGCCGGTGAAGTCGAAGGCCAAGACCGCCGCCTCCGAGTGGATCAACGCCTTCACCAACAGCAAGGCGCAGGAGGTCCTGATCAAGGCGGGCAACCTGCCGAACAACAAGACCCAGCTGGCCCCGCTCAAGGCGGACCCGAAGACCGCGCCCACCGCGACCGCGGCCGAGATCAGCTGGTTCGTCCCGACCGCGCCGGGCTGGCTGCAGGTCGAGAAGGCGAACGTCCTGCAGAACGCCCTGCAGGACATCGCCCAGGGCAAGAAGACGGTCGAGGCTGCCGCGAAGGACGCCGACACCGCCATCGACGGCCTGATCAACAAGGCCTGA
- a CDS encoding GntR family transcriptional regulator, translating into MSSDGGTTAQVNQPQGKSLPTQSAADPTARVPKYYGLKRHLLQLTETQPAGTPVPPERALAAQFDTSRTTVRQALQELVVEGRLERIQGKGTFVAKPKVAQALQLTSYTEDMRAQGLEPTSRLIEVGYITADDRLAPLLDIKPGGRVLRIERLRLANGDPMAIEVAHLSAKRFPALRRNLVKHNSLYTALREVYGVTVAEAEETIETTLANPREAGLLGSDLGLPMLQLSRHSFDADGAPVEWVRSIYRGDRYKFITRLQRPAS; encoded by the coding sequence ATGAGCAGCGACGGGGGCACCACTGCCCAGGTGAACCAACCCCAGGGCAAGAGCCTGCCGACGCAGAGCGCGGCCGACCCGACCGCTCGCGTCCCGAAGTACTACGGACTGAAGCGCCATCTGCTCCAGCTCACCGAGACCCAGCCGGCCGGCACCCCGGTGCCGCCGGAGCGCGCGCTGGCCGCGCAGTTCGACACCTCCAGGACCACCGTCCGGCAGGCCCTGCAGGAGCTGGTGGTCGAGGGCCGGCTGGAGCGGATCCAGGGCAAGGGCACCTTCGTGGCCAAGCCGAAGGTCGCCCAGGCGCTCCAACTCACCTCCTACACCGAGGACATGAGGGCGCAGGGCCTGGAGCCCACCTCCCGGCTGATCGAGGTCGGCTACATCACCGCCGACGACCGGCTGGCCCCGCTGCTGGACATCAAGCCCGGCGGCCGGGTACTCCGGATCGAGCGGCTGCGGCTCGCCAACGGTGACCCGATGGCGATCGAGGTCGCGCACCTCTCCGCCAAGCGCTTCCCGGCCCTGCGCCGCAACCTGGTCAAGCACAACTCCCTCTACACCGCGCTGCGCGAGGTGTACGGGGTGACCGTGGCGGAGGCCGAGGAGACCATCGAGACCACCCTGGCCAACCCGCGCGAGGCCGGCCTGCTCGGCTCCGACCTCGGCCTGCCGATGCTCCAGCTCTCCCGGCACTCCTTCGACGCCGACGGCGCACCGGTCGAGTGGGTCCGCTCCATCTACCGGGGCGACCGCTACAAGTTCATCACCCGCCTGCAGCGGCCGGCCTCCTGA
- a CDS encoding DUF3311 domain-containing protein has translation MSSETPAGAQLPVVTPARVLAGLSLLLPVVAMLWVSSYTKATPELGGLPFFYWYQLAWVPASAIFTVAAYLLLRRDEQARKAAAGGASA, from the coding sequence ATGTCGTCAGAAACCCCGGCCGGAGCGCAGCTCCCGGTGGTCACCCCCGCGCGGGTGCTCGCCGGGCTGAGCCTGTTGCTCCCGGTCGTCGCGATGCTCTGGGTGTCCTCGTACACCAAGGCCACCCCCGAGCTCGGCGGACTGCCCTTCTTCTACTGGTACCAGCTGGCCTGGGTGCCGGCCTCGGCGATCTTCACGGTGGCCGCGTACCTGCTGCTGCGCCGGGACGAGCAGGCCCGCAAGGCCGCGGCGGGCGGTGCGTCCGCATGA